The proteins below are encoded in one region of Drosophila santomea strain STO CAGO 1482 chromosome 3R, Prin_Dsan_1.1, whole genome shotgun sequence:
- the LOC120454501 gene encoding proteoglycan Cow isoform X1: protein MKHSPLIASACLALVLMSSSLIGSTEARNKKKYVGETGGDFEFIDEINKNTQNSKNLGEHKRWIHDPSSDLCRPLNCKKREICLLEDEFSAVCVSKKELHKNRDEIITKAKYLEEEAKRRVNQQDNQDSQDAEDINNDDEDNSSDGSTSNSSPTGPNNAQASVQGNEETDDEDKSLSLGDDDESKEDDVFYENSIAAGDKQQQQQQQQQSQPPAGPSVIQQDDDEELDNCKPCPVAKPTFLCGADNKTYSSLCRLDYHNCIHSTSIRIACKGFCPCKEIVDGKRLQRISGYNNKYNKKINLEQQQQQQQQQQAYKDSSNNNIMMNSGNIMGGNNNDFNTIMNDKEDNNRHSNHINAQYTFTPEEIKYDNKHYKYLKYTAYKKDSKYQEDKHKMRNYNEVVEKQQQKFNKNSNLNAYPSKSAECKPQQLTAIGNRLLDWFSVIMADSKKRRQHSQKSKAHFPPACKTEAKWMFGHLDLNNDGQLSLQEMYDLEHDQNERCIKPFIDTCDLDTDSSINTREWCRCFEKTDRPCAAVRRRIAGDFAGEIGAYAPDCDIQGFYKPTQCHNSVGVCWCVDKHGVEFANTRTRGKPNCESVVNNAASLTSDDEDEGADDEDSAEGSADQMLVF, encoded by the exons ataaacaaaaacacgCAGAACAGCAAGAATCTGGGCGAGCACAAGCGCTGGATACACGATCCCTCGA GTGACCTTTGCCGACCGCTGAACTGCAAGAAGCGTGAAATCTGCCTGCTGGAGGACGAGTTCAGTGCCGTTTGCGTGTCGAAGAAGGAGCTCCACAAGAATCG TGATGAGATAATCACCAAGGCCAAGTACttggaggaggaggccaagCGGCGTGTCAACCAGCAGGACAACCAGGACAGCCAGGACGCGGAGGACATCAACAACGACGACGAGGACAACAGCAGCGATGGCAGCACCAGCAACTCCAGCCCCACGGGCCCCAACAATGCCCAAGCCAGTGTCCAGGGCAACGAGGAGACCGACGACGAAGATAAGAGCCTCAGTCTGGGCGACGACGACGAGTCCAAGGAGGACGATGTCTTCTATGAGAACAGTATCGCCGCCGGCGataagcagcagcagcaacaacagcagcagcagtcccAGCCTCCTGCAGGACCTTCCGTTATTCAGcaggacgacgacgaggagttGGA CAACTGCAAGCCGTGTCCTGTGGCCAAGCCGACGTTCCTGTGCGGAGCCGACAACAAGACCTACTCATCACTATGCAGATTGGATTATCACAATTGCATACATTCGACGTCCATACGGATCGCCTGCAAAGGATTCTGTCCCTGCAAGG AGATTGTCGATGGAAAGCGGCTGCAGCGCATCTCGGGCTACAACAACAAGTACAACAAGAAAATCAacctggagcagcagcagcagcagcaacaacaacagcaggccTACAaggacagcagcaacaacaacatcatgATGAACAGCGGCAACATTATgggcggcaacaacaacgacttCAACACGATCATGAAT GACAAGGAGGACAATAACCGGCACAGCAACCACATCAATGCCCAGTACACTTTCACGCCCGAGGAGATCAAATATGACAACAAGCACTACAAGTACCTCAAGTACACGGCCTACAAGAAG GACTCCAAGTACCAGGAGGACAAGCACAAGATGCGCAACTACAACGAGGTGGtcgagaagcagcagcagaagttCAACAAGAACAGCAACTTGAATG CCTATCCCTCGAAGTCGGCGGAGTGCAAGCCGCAGCAGCTGACGGCGATTGGCAACCGGCTGCTGGACTGGTTCTCGGTGATCATGGCGGACAGCAAGAAGCGTCGCCAGCACAGCCAGAAGTCGAAGGCCCACTTTCCGCCCGCCTGCAAGACGGAGGCCAAGTGGATGTTCGGCCATCTGGATTTGAACAATGATGGGCAGCTGTCGCTGCAGGAGATGTACGACCTGGAGCACGACCAGAACGAGCGATGCATCAAGCCGTTCATCGACACCTGCGACTTGGACACGGATAGCTCGATCAACACCAGGGAGTGGTGCAGGTGCTTCGAGAAGACGGATCGTCCGTGTGCCGCTGTGCGCCGGAGAATCGCCGGCGACTTTGCAGGTGAGATAG GAGCCTACGCACCGGACTGCGACATCCAGGGATTCTACAAGCCCACCCAGTGCCACAATTCCGTGGGCGTTTGCTGGTGCGTGGACAAGCACGGAGTGGAGTTCgccaacacacgcacacgcgGCAAACCCAACTGCG AGTCCGTGGTTAATAACGCCGCATCGCTCACAtccgacgacgaggacgagggcGCCGATGACGAGGACAGCGCGGAGGGCAGTGCCGATCAGATGCTGGTCTTCTAA
- the LOC120454501 gene encoding proteoglycan Cow isoform X2 produces MKHSPLIASACLALVLMSSSLIGSTEARNKKKYVGETGGDFEFIDEINKNTQNSKNLGEHKRWIHDPSSDLCRPLNCKKREICLLEDEFSAVCVSKKELHKNRDEIITKAKYLEEEAKRRVNQQDNQDSQDAEDINNDDEDNSSDGSTSNSSPTGPNNAQASVQGNEETDDEDKSLSLGDDDESKEDDVFYENSIAAGDKQQQQQQQQQSQPPAGPSVIQQDDDEELDNCKPCPVAKPTFLCGADNKTYSSLCRLDYHNCIHSTSIRIACKGFCPCKEIVDGKRLQRISGYNNKYNKKINLEQQQQQQQQQQAYKDSSNNNIMMNSGNIMGGNNNDFNTIMNDKEDNNRHSNHINAQYTFTPEEIKYDNKHYKYLKYTAYKKDSKYQEDKHKMRNYNEVVEKQQQKFNKNSNLNAYPSKSAECKPQQLTAIGNRLLDWFSVIMADSKKRRQHSQKSKAHFPPACKTEAKWMFGHLDLNNDGQLSLQEMYDLEHDQNERCIKPFIDTCDLDTDSSINTREWCRCFEKTDRPCAAVRRRIAGDFAGAYAPDCDIQGFYKPTQCHNSVGVCWCVDKHGVEFANTRTRGKPNCESVVNNAASLTSDDEDEGADDEDSAEGSADQMLVF; encoded by the exons ataaacaaaaacacgCAGAACAGCAAGAATCTGGGCGAGCACAAGCGCTGGATACACGATCCCTCGA GTGACCTTTGCCGACCGCTGAACTGCAAGAAGCGTGAAATCTGCCTGCTGGAGGACGAGTTCAGTGCCGTTTGCGTGTCGAAGAAGGAGCTCCACAAGAATCG TGATGAGATAATCACCAAGGCCAAGTACttggaggaggaggccaagCGGCGTGTCAACCAGCAGGACAACCAGGACAGCCAGGACGCGGAGGACATCAACAACGACGACGAGGACAACAGCAGCGATGGCAGCACCAGCAACTCCAGCCCCACGGGCCCCAACAATGCCCAAGCCAGTGTCCAGGGCAACGAGGAGACCGACGACGAAGATAAGAGCCTCAGTCTGGGCGACGACGACGAGTCCAAGGAGGACGATGTCTTCTATGAGAACAGTATCGCCGCCGGCGataagcagcagcagcaacaacagcagcagcagtcccAGCCTCCTGCAGGACCTTCCGTTATTCAGcaggacgacgacgaggagttGGA CAACTGCAAGCCGTGTCCTGTGGCCAAGCCGACGTTCCTGTGCGGAGCCGACAACAAGACCTACTCATCACTATGCAGATTGGATTATCACAATTGCATACATTCGACGTCCATACGGATCGCCTGCAAAGGATTCTGTCCCTGCAAGG AGATTGTCGATGGAAAGCGGCTGCAGCGCATCTCGGGCTACAACAACAAGTACAACAAGAAAATCAacctggagcagcagcagcagcagcaacaacaacagcaggccTACAaggacagcagcaacaacaacatcatgATGAACAGCGGCAACATTATgggcggcaacaacaacgacttCAACACGATCATGAAT GACAAGGAGGACAATAACCGGCACAGCAACCACATCAATGCCCAGTACACTTTCACGCCCGAGGAGATCAAATATGACAACAAGCACTACAAGTACCTCAAGTACACGGCCTACAAGAAG GACTCCAAGTACCAGGAGGACAAGCACAAGATGCGCAACTACAACGAGGTGGtcgagaagcagcagcagaagttCAACAAGAACAGCAACTTGAATG CCTATCCCTCGAAGTCGGCGGAGTGCAAGCCGCAGCAGCTGACGGCGATTGGCAACCGGCTGCTGGACTGGTTCTCGGTGATCATGGCGGACAGCAAGAAGCGTCGCCAGCACAGCCAGAAGTCGAAGGCCCACTTTCCGCCCGCCTGCAAGACGGAGGCCAAGTGGATGTTCGGCCATCTGGATTTGAACAATGATGGGCAGCTGTCGCTGCAGGAGATGTACGACCTGGAGCACGACCAGAACGAGCGATGCATCAAGCCGTTCATCGACACCTGCGACTTGGACACGGATAGCTCGATCAACACCAGGGAGTGGTGCAGGTGCTTCGAGAAGACGGATCGTCCGTGTGCCGCTGTGCGCCGGAGAATCGCCGGCGACTTTGCAG GAGCCTACGCACCGGACTGCGACATCCAGGGATTCTACAAGCCCACCCAGTGCCACAATTCCGTGGGCGTTTGCTGGTGCGTGGACAAGCACGGAGTGGAGTTCgccaacacacgcacacgcgGCAAACCCAACTGCG AGTCCGTGGTTAATAACGCCGCATCGCTCACAtccgacgacgaggacgagggcGCCGATGACGAGGACAGCGCGGAGGGCAGTGCCGATCAGATGCTGGTCTTCTAA
- the LOC120454504 gene encoding aminoacylase-1A: MSSEKWENNEEIRIFREYLRIPTVHPDVDYTACVEFLKRQASSLNLPVEVVYPAVQTKPVVIIKWQGSQPELSSIVLNSHTDVVPVFREKWTHDPFAADIDEEGRIFARGTQDMKSVGTQYLGAIRLLKASGFQPKRTLYVTFVPDEEIGGQLGMAEFVKTDYYKKMNVGFSLDEGATSESDVHHLFYAERLRWGLKLKVSGTSGHGSLLLPNTAGVKLNYVVNKLTEFRTSQVENLARDSSLSKGDVTTVNLTQLSGGVQSNVVPPLFEAVFDIRVAITVDVVAFEKQIRDWCEEAGGGIEIDFFQKEPYVGPTKLDNSNPYWLAVKAAIDELGLKVHPIVCPGATDSRFIREKGIPAIGFSPIINTTVRIHDHDEFLQADIYLNGIDVYRKIIRNLAEV; this comes from the exons ATGAGCtcggaaaagtgggaaaacaATGAGGAAATTAGGATTTTCCGGGAATACTTGCGTATACCAACGGTGCATCCTGATGTTGACTACA cTGCCTGTGTGGAGTTCCTGAAGCGGCAGGCCAGCTCCTTAAATCTTCCTGTTGAGGTGGTTTATCCTGCTGTTCAAACGAAACCCGTTGTGATCATTAAATGGCAAGGAAGTCAGCCGGAACTCTCGTCCATTGTTCTCAACTCCCATACGGATGTGGTGCCCGTGTTTCGGGAGAAGTGGACTCACGATCCCTTCGCTGCCGATATCGATGAGGAGGGCAGGATCTTTGCGCGAGGTACGCAGGACATGAAATCGGTGGGCACTCAGTATCTAGGAGCGATTCGCCTGCTGAAAGCTAGTGGTTTCCAACCGAAAAGGACATTGTATGTGACCTTTGTTCCCGATGAAGAGATCGGTGGCCAGCTGGGCATGGCGGAGTTTGTCAAGACGGATTACTACAAGAAAATGAATGTGGGTTTCAGCCTAGACGAAGGCGCCACTAGTGAAAGTGACGTGCATCATTTGTTCTACGCCGAACGTTTGCGTTGGG GACTCAAGCTGAAAGTCAGTGGAACTTCTGGCCATGGTTCACTTTTGCTGCCCAACACTGCAGGAGTCAAGCTGAACTATGTGGTCAACAAACTGACTGAATTCCGCACCTCGCAGGTGGAGAACCTTGCCAGAGATTCCAGCCTTAGCAAGGGCGATGTGACCACCGTGAATCTCACCCAATTAAGTGGCGGAGTCCAGAGCAATGTGGTTCCGCCGCTTTTTGAGGCGGTCTTCGACATACGCGTTGCCATTACTGTGGATGTGGTTGCCTTTGAGAAACAGATACGCGACTGGTGTGAGGAAGCTGGTGGCggcattgaaattgatttcttCCAGAAGGAACCTTATGTGGGACCTACCAAGCTGGACAATTCGAATCCCTACTGGCTAGCTGTCAAAGCCGCCATCGATGAACT TGGATTGAAGGTTCATCCCATCGTTTGTCCCGGCGCCACCGACAGTCGTTTCATTCGGGAGAAGGGCATCCCGGCCATTGGATTCTCACCCATTATAAACACCACCGTACGGATCCATGACCACGACGAGTTTCTGCAGGCTGATATCTATCTTAATGGCATTGATGTGTACAGGAAGATTATTCGCAATCTGGCTGAAGtctaa
- the LOC120454505 gene encoding aminoacylase-1: MSAEKWEDNEEIKIFREYLRIATVQPNVDYTECVEFLKRQAHSLDLPVDVIYPVEKKPVVIIKWLGTEPELPSVILNSHMDVVPVFRDKWTHDPFAADIDEEGRIFARGTQDMKSVGTGYLGAIRLLKASGVQPKRNFFVTFVPDEEIGGELGMQEFVKTEYYSNMNVGFSLDEGGTSEIDLFYVFYAERMRWGLKLNFSGTSGHGSMLLPSTAGVKLNYVLNKLTEFRESQVQRLATDQTINIGDVTTINLTQLSGGVQSNVVPPHFEAVFDMRLSITLDVVAFEKQIHDWCEEAGGGIEISFDEKEPYVAPTKIDDSNPFWLAFKAATDELGLKIYPIVCPGATDSRNIRAQGIPALGFSPIKNTTMRIHDHDEFLGAETYLKGIQIYKKILSNLANV; encoded by the exons ATGAGCGCCGAAAAGTGGGAAGACAACGAGGAAATCAAAATATTCCGCGAATATTTGCGCATAGCTACGGTGCAACCCAATGTGGATTACA CCGAATGCGTGGAGTTCCTGAAGAGGCAGGCACACAGCCTGGATCTTCCAGTGGATGTCATCTATCCAGTGGAGAAGAAGCCCGTGGTGATCATCAAGTGGTTGGGCACCGAACCGGAACTGCCCTCCGTCATTCTGAACTCGCACATGGATGTGGTGCCGGTGTTCCGCGACAAGTGGACCCACGATCCCTTCGCTGCCGATATCGATGAGGAGGGCAGGATCTTTGCGCGAGGTACGCAGGACATGAAGTCGGTGGGCACAGGATATCTGGGTGCCATTCGCCTGCTCAAGGCCAGTGGTGTCCAGCCCAAGCGCAACTTCTTCGTGACCTTTGTGCCCGATGAGGAGATCGGCGGCGAACTGGGCATGCAGGAGTTCGTGAAAACGGAATACTACAGCAACATGAATGTGGGCTTCAGTCTGGACGAGGGCGGCACCAGTGAAATAGATCTCTTCTATGTCTTCTATGCCGAACGCATGCGATGGG GTCTTAAGCTGAACTTCAGTGGAACCTCGGGACACGGTTCGATGTTGCTGCCCAGCACTGCCGGCGTGAAACTGAACTATGTGCTCAACAAGCTGACGGAGTTCCGCGAATCACAGGTTCAGCGGCTGGCCACGGATCAAACCATTAACATCGGTGATGTGACAACCATCAATCTCACCCAGCTGAGCGGCGGAGTCCAGAGCAACGTAGTGCCTCCTCACTTCGAGGCTGTCTTCGACATGCGCCTGTCCATCACCCTGGATGTGGTGGCCTTTGAGAAACAGATCCACGACTGGTGCGAGGAGGCTGGTGGCGGCATCGAGATCTCCTTCGACGAGAAGGAACCCTACGTGGCACCCACTAAGATCGACGACTCCAACCCATTCTGGCTGGCCTTCAAGGCCGCCACCGATGAGCT tgGCCTTAAGATCTACCCCATTGTCTGTCCTGGGGCCACCGACAGCCGGAACATTCGAGCTCAGGGCATTCCAGCCTTGGGATTCTCCCCGATCAAAAACACCACGATGCGCATCCACGATCACGATGAGTTCTTGGGAGCCGAAACTTACTTGAAGGGCATTCAAATATACAAGAAAATTCTGAGCAACCTAGCCAATGTCTAA
- the LOC120454502 gene encoding aminoacylase-1, with translation MLLSQSTLRLQPNNTLHYKSVSSQPRGIQLKMCTCPEQWKNDEEIQIFQEYLRIPTVHPDVDYTACVEFLKRQASNLNLPVDVVYPVVPSKPVVIMKWLGQQPELKSIILNSHMDVVPVFPEKWTHEPFGAHIDAQGRIYARGAQDMKSVGCQYMAAVRALKASGYQPKRTVYLTFVPDEETGGEMGMAEFVQGDYFKAMNVGFSLDEGIASEDDSYPVFYAERTSWHLRFKFSGTSGHGSLLHKSTAGEKFHYVMDKLMKFRETQVKLLTADSALHIGDVTTLNLTQLHGGVQSNVVPPVLEATFDIRIAINQDADVLEKQIHEWCNEVGGGVALDFTLKCPSVVTKIDASNPYWLGFKRGLDELGLRTHTRVFPGATDSFYVRQVGIPALGFSPINNTPVLLHNHDEYLRADTYLHGIQVYRKLIPSIADS, from the exons ATGCTATTAAGTCAATCCACACTCAGACTTCAACCAAACAACACGCTGCATTACAAGTCAGTCTCTTCACAACCGCGGGGCATTCAACTCAAAATGTGCACTTGCCCGGAACAATGGAAGAACGACGAGgaaatacaaattttccaGGAGTACTTACGCATTCCCACGGTGCATCCAGATGTGGACTATA CTGCATGCGTGGAGTTCCTAAAACGTCAGGCTAGCAACCTTAATCTCCCCGTGGATGTGGTGTATCCCGTTGTGCCTTCCAAGCCAGTGGTGATTATGAAGTGGCTGGGCCAGCAACCCGAGCTGAAATCCATTATATTGAACTCGCACATGGACGTGGTGCCCGTGTTTCCCGAAAAGTGGACCCATGAGCCGTTCGGTGCCCACATAGACGCCCAAGGCCGGATTTATGCACGCGGTGCCCAGGACATGAAGTCCGTGGGATGTCAGTACATGGCTGCAGTCCGCGCACTCAAAGCCAGTGGCTATCAGCCAAAAAGGACTGTATATTTGACCTTTGTGCCCGACGAGGAAACTGGCGGAGAGATGGGCATGGCTGAGTTTGTGCAAGGCGACTACTTCAAGGCCATGAATGTGGGTTTCAGCCTGGACGAGGGCATCGCCAGTGAGGATGACTCTTATCCCGTATTTTATGCCGAGCGTACATCTTGGC ACCTTCGATTTAAATTCAGTGGCACTTCAGGTCATGGATCGCTGCTGCACAAAAGTACGGCTGGCGAAAAGTTTCACTATGTGATGGATAAGCTGATGAAGTTCCGAGAAACCCAGGTCAAGCTACTGACTGCCGACTCTGCCCTGCATATTGGTGATGTGACCACTTTGAACCTGACCCAACTTCACGGTGGCGTCCAAAGCAATGTGGTGCCCCCCGTACTAGAAGCCACTTTCGATATACGCATAGCCATCAACCAGGATGCCGATGTGCTGGAGAAGCAGATTCACGAGTGGTGTAACGAAGTCGGCGGTGGAGTGGCACTGGATTTCACGCTGAAGTGCCCCTCGGTGGTGACCAAGATAGACGCCTCCAATCCCTACTGGCTGGGCTTCAAACGGGGACTGGATGAACT TGGCTTGCGCACCCATACACGAGTTTTTCCCGGCGCCACCGATAGCTTCTACGTCCGGCAAGTGGGGATTCCCGCTCTGGGATTCTCGCCCATCAACAACACCCCGGTGCTGCTGCACAATCACGATGAATATTTGCGGGCGGACACCTATCTGCACGGAATTCAGGTGTACAGGAAGCTGATCCCCTCCATTGCTGATTCATAG
- the LOC120454507 gene encoding aminoacylase-1: MSAEKWEKNEEIQIFREYLRIPSVHPNIDYTACVEFIRRQADSLNLPVEVVYPAVKSKPVVIIKWEGSQPKLPSIILNSHMDVVPVFPEKWTHEPFSADIDEEGRIFARGAQDMKSVGTQYLGAIRLLKADGFQPKRTLYVTFVPDEEIGGIHGMAAFVETDFYKQMNVGFSLDEGGTSASDVHHLFYAERIRWILKLKVGGTAGHGSLLLPDTAGVKLNYVLNKLTEFRESQIQLLKNDKSLSIGDVTTVNLTQLSGGVQSNVVPPLLEAIFDMRLSITLDLVAFERKIRSWCEEAGGGIDIEFPLKEAYVAPTKLDDSNPYWLALKAALDELGLKVKPIVCFAVTDCRFIRQQGTPAIGFSPIVNTTVLIHDHDEFLRADDYLNGIQVYKKIIPSLAEV; encoded by the exons ATGAGTGctgaaaaatgggaaaagaaCGAGGAAATTCAAATATTCCGGGAGTACTTGCGAATTCCATCTGTGCACCCGAATATTGATTACA ccGCTTGTGTGGAGTTTATTCGTCGTCAGGCTGATTCTCTCAATCTCCCGGTGGAGGTAGTTTATCCAGCAGTTAAATCCAAACCTGTGGTGATCATCAAATGGGAAGGAAGCCAGCCAAAGCTGCCATCAATCATTCTAAACTCGCACATGGATGTGGTGCCTGTATTCCCCGAGAAGTGGACCCATGAACCCTTCTCCGCTGACATTGATGAGGAGGGCAGGATCTTTGCACGAGGTGCGCAGGACATGAAATCGGTGGGCACTCAGTATCTAGGAGCTATTCGCCTCTTGAAGGCTGATGGCTTTCAGCCGAAAAGGACGCTTTATGTGACCTTTGTGCCCGACGAGGAGATTGGAGGCATCCATGGTATGGCAGCGTTCGTTGAAACTGACTTTTACAAGCAAATGAATGTGGGATTCAGCTTGGACGAGGGTGGCACTAGTGCTTCCGATGTTCATCACTTGTTCTACGCCGAGCGTATACGATGGA TACTCAAATTGAAAGTTGGTGGAACTGCCGGTCATGGTTCTCTATTGTTGCCCGATACTGCCGGAGTTAAGTTGAACTATGTGTTAAACAAGCTGACGGAGTTCCGTGAATCTCAAATCCAGCTACTGAAAAACGACAAAAGCCTCAGCATCGGTGATGTGACCACGGTGAATCTCACCCAATTGAGTGGCGGAGTGCAGAGCAATGTGGTTCCACCGCTTTTAGAGGCCATTTTTGACATGCGTCTATCCATAACCCTGGATTTGGTTGCCTTCGAGCGGAAAATTCGGAGCTGGTGCGAGGAGGCAGGTGGAGGTATTGATATTGAGTTCCCTCTGAAAGAGGCCTATGTGGCACCCACCAAACTGGATGATTCAAATCCCTATTGGTTGGCTCTGAAAGCCGCACTGGATGAACT TGGACTGAAAGTTAAGCCGATAGTGTGTTTTGCAGTCACCGATTGTCGTTTTATTCGCCAGCAGGGAACCCCGGCAATTGGTTTCTCACCCATCGTAAATACTACTGTGCTAATCCATGATCATGATGAGTTTTTGAGGGCTGATGACTATTTGAATGGCATTCAGGTGTACAAAAAGATTATTCCCAGTCTCGCTGAAGTCTAG
- the LOC120454503 gene encoding aminoacylase-1, translating to MSTAKWENNEEIKIFREYLRIPTVHPNVDYTACTEFLKRQAASLDLPVEVIYPVNEQNPVVVLKWLGSQPELPSIILNSHTDVVPVFEEKWTHGPFSADLDAEGRIFARGSQDMKCVGTQYLGAVRALKASGYQPKRTIYLTYVPDEEVGGHLGMRELVKSDYFKKLNVGFSFDEGISSADETYALYYAERTLWHLRFKFSGTAGHGSLLLQNTAGEKLDYVVGKLMEFRKSQVQKLADDSSLEIGDVTTVNLTQLRGGVQSNVVPPLLEAVFDIRIAVTVDIPAFEKQIRDWCEEAGGGIELEFEMKNPFVEPTKIDSSNAYWLAFKKTLDDLGLKTRVRVFPGATDSRYIRYAGIPALGFSPINNTPILLHDHDEFLKADTYLHGIEVYKKLIPAVADA from the exons ATGAGTACCGCCAAGTGGGAGAACAACGAGGAGATTAAGATCTTCCGCGAATACCTTCGCATACCAACGGTGCATCCAAATGTGGATTACA CCGCCTGCACGGAATTCTTGAAACGCCAGGCTGCCAGCTTGGACCTGCCCGTGGAGGTTATCTATCCGGTGAACGAGCAGAATCCCGTGGTGGTGCTGAAATGGCTGGGATCCCAGCCGGAGCTGCCCTCCATCATTCTCAATTCGCACACGGATGTGGTGCCCGTGTTTGAGGAGAAGTGGACACACGGTCCCTTCAGTGCCGATCTGGATGCAGAGGGTCGCATCTTCGCCCGGGGATCGCAGGACATGAAGTGCGTGGGCACCCAATATCTGGGCGCAGTGCGAGCGCTTAAGGCCAGTGGCTATCAACCCAAGAGGACCATCTATCTCACTTACGTTCCGGACGAGGAGGTCGGCGGCCACCTGGGCATGCGGGAGCTAGTGAAGAGCGACTACTTCAAGAAACTCAACGTAGGATTCAGTTTCGACGAGGGAATCTCCAGTGCCGATGAAACCTACGCTCTGTACTACGCCGAACGGACTCTTTGGC ATCTGCGTTTCAAGTTCAGTGGAACTGCTGGTCACGGATCGCTGTTACTCCAGAACACTGCTGGCGAGAAGCTGGACTATGTGGTAGGCAAATTGATGGAGTTCCGCAAGTCGCAAGTGCAAAAACTGGCTGACGACTCATCCCTCGAAATTGGCGATGTGACCACTGTGAATCTCACCCAACTGCGGGGCGGCGTCCAGAGCAACGTGGTACCCCCACTGCTGGAAGCTGTGTTTGATATCCGCATTGCCGTCACCGTGGACATACCTGCCTTTGAGAAGCAGATTCGCGACTGGTGCGAGGAGGCTGGCGGCGGCATCGAGCTGGAGTTCGAGATGAAAAACCCCTTTGTGGAGCCAACAAAGATTGACTCGTCGAATGCCTACTGGCTGGCCTTCAAGAAGACTCTCGATGACCT TGGCCTCAAGACACGGGTTCGAGTTTTCCCCGGCGCCACGGACAGTCGTTATATTCGCTACGCAGGCATTCCAGCTCTAGGATTCTCGCCCATCAACAACACACCCATCCTGCTGCACGACCACGATGAATTCCTGAAAGCCGATACCTATTTGCACGGCATTGAGGTCTACAAGAAGCTCATTCCTGCCGTAGCTGATGCTTAG